A region from the Fundulus heteroclitus isolate FHET01 chromosome 22, MU-UCD_Fhet_4.1, whole genome shotgun sequence genome encodes:
- the golga7bb gene encoding golgin subfamily A member 7B isoform X2: MAAEFHNLQDMQHTASLVTKVFIQRDYSDGTVCRFQTKFPTELDNRIERALLEQTVKTLNSYYVEAEKVGGQSYLEGCLACATAYIVFFCMETRYEKVLKKISGYIQEQNEKIYAPRGLLLTDPIERGMRVLEISVFEDRGSSGSSPSSSMSSCSTAR, translated from the exons ATGGCAGCGGAG TTTCATAACCTTCAGGACATGCAGCACACAGCATCACTGGTAACAAAGGTGTTCATACAGCGAGACTACAGTGACGGAACCGTGTGCCGATTCCAGACCAAGTTCCCCACAGAGCTCGACAACAGG ATAGAGAGAGCTCTGCTTGAGCAGACAGTAAAGACGCTGAACTCCTATTATGTGGAGGCTGAAAAAGTTGGAGGTCAGTCATACCTGGAAGGATGCCTGGCTTGTGCAACAGCGTATATCGTCTTCTTCTGCATGGAGACACGCTATGAGAAG gtCTTGAAGAAGATATCAGGCTACATCCAGGAGCAGAATGAGAAGATCTACGCTCCGAGAGGTCTGCTGCTCACAGACCCCATAGAGAGAGGAATGAGGGTT CTAGAGATCAGCGTGTTTGAGGACCGGGGCTCAAGTGGCTCCAgtcccagcagcagcatgtCATCGTGCAGCACTGCTCGGTGA
- the golga7bb gene encoding golgin subfamily A member 7 isoform X1 gives MAAEFHNLQDMQHTASLVTKVFIQRDYSDGTVCRFQTKFPTELDNRIERALLEQTVKTLNSYYVEAEKVGGQSYLEGCLACATAYIVFFCMETRYEKVLKKISGYIQEQNEKIYAPRGLLLTDPIERGMRVVSLTLQLPYSLRTINRTVLRFSSGLAIGKIVCYQCICQRHKTGSKKNTICKFLIIHFKS, from the exons ATGGCAGCGGAG TTTCATAACCTTCAGGACATGCAGCACACAGCATCACTGGTAACAAAGGTGTTCATACAGCGAGACTACAGTGACGGAACCGTGTGCCGATTCCAGACCAAGTTCCCCACAGAGCTCGACAACAGG ATAGAGAGAGCTCTGCTTGAGCAGACAGTAAAGACGCTGAACTCCTATTATGTGGAGGCTGAAAAAGTTGGAGGTCAGTCATACCTGGAAGGATGCCTGGCTTGTGCAACAGCGTATATCGTCTTCTTCTGCATGGAGACACGCTATGAGAAG gtCTTGAAGAAGATATCAGGCTACATCCAGGAGCAGAATGAGAAGATCTACGCTCCGAGAGGTCTGCTGCTCACAGACCCCATAGAGAGAGGAATGAGGGTTGTATCCTTAACTTTGCAGCTGCCTTACTCTCTGAGAACAATAAACAGAACTGTATTGAGGTTTAGCAGCGGATTGGCAATTGGAAAGATTGTCTGTTACCAATGTATTTGCCAGAGACATAAAACCggatcaaagaaaaacacaatttgtaaaTTTTTAATAATCCATTTTAAATCCTGA